In one window of Episyrphus balteatus chromosome 3, idEpiBalt1.1, whole genome shotgun sequence DNA:
- the LOC129913676 gene encoding succinate--hydroxymethylglutarate CoA-transferase — protein sequence MFVVRSRIFTLSPHKSIYFWRQVQSISYDNSNPNEITDSHPLKGVRILDLTRIIAGPFCTMILADLGAEVIKVEKPGSGDESRKWGPPFLPNSKDAVYFLASNRNKKSACIDIKKGSHIIRELAAKSDVLVENYVPGKLSEYGLDYEGIKKVAPGLVYCSLTGYGSEGPYKNRPGYDVIAASIGGLLHITGEKDGPPSKVGVAVTDVATGLYAHGAILAALLQRQRTGLGQKIDVNLFSTQVAMLINVASNYLNGGIDGGRWGTAHSSIVPYQAFKTSTGYLTVGAGSDEQFKVLCKLMSLETLSDNPKFKTNQDRVCNRTELIGLLSVEFAKNSTDYWMEKFEKSPFPVGPVNSIPEVFADKHIQEIGLVKTLPHPLDGSVKVVGPPVKFSEAANDARTAPPCLGQHTDEVLSDVLKYSKTDIEKLRRDRIIQ from the coding sequence atgtttgtCGTGCGATCGCGTATTTTCACTCTCTCCCCTCATAAAAGTATCTATTTTTGGCGTCAAGTTCAATCAATATCTTATGACAATTCCAATCCAAATGAAATTACCGACTCACACCCCCTCAAGGGCGTACGTATACTCGATTTGACACGAATTATTGCTGGCCCATTTTGTACCATGATTTTGGCCGATCTTGGTGCCGAAGTAATTAAAGTCGAAAAACCTGGGAGTGGTGATGAATCTCGCAAATGGGGTCCACCTTTTTTACCAAATTCCAAGGACGCTGTTTATTTTTTGGCatcaaatagaaataaaaaaagtgcttGCATTGACATTAAGAAAGGTTCACATATTATAAGAGAGTTGGCCGCAAAGAGTGATGTTTTAGTCGAAAATTATGTTCCCGGAAAGCTGTCAGAATATGGTTTAGATTATGAGGGTATTAAAAAAGTGGCGCCCGGGTTGGTGTACTGCTCACTAACAGGCTATGGATCCGAGGGCCCCTATAAAAATCGCCCTGGTTACGATGTGATTGCAGCTTCAATTGGTGGACTTTTACATATAACTGGAGAAAAAGACGGACCTCCGAGTAAAGTTGGTGTTGCAGTGACTGATGTAGCAACAGGTCTTTACGCTCATGGAGCGATTTTAGCTGCACTGCTACAACGACAGCGTACTGGTTTGGGACAAAAAATCGACGTAAATTTATTCTCCACTCAAGTTGCTATGTTGATAAATGTCGCAAGTAATTATTTAAATGGTGGTATTGATGGAGGACGTTGGGGAACAGCACATTCTAGTATTGTACCTTATCAGGCATTCAAAACAAGCACAGGTTATCTAACTGTTGGTGCTGGTAGTGATGAGCAATTTAAAGTACTTTGTAAACTGATGTCATTAGAAACCTTAAGTGATAatccaaaatttaaaaccaatcaAGATCGAGTGTGTAATCGAACAGAACTTATTGGACTTTTATCAGTGGAATTTGCTAAAAACTCTACAGATTATTGGATGGAGAAATTTGAAAAGTCTCCATTTCCAGTGGGACCTGTGAATAGTATACCGGAAGTTTTTGCTGACAAACATATTCAAGAGATTGGATTAGTTAAGACATTGCCACATCCATTGGATGGAAGTGTTAAGGTGGTAGGACCACCAGTTAAGTTTAGTGAAGCTGCGAATGATGCTCGCACTGCACCGCCATGTTTGGGTCAACATACTGATGAAGTTTTAAGTGATGTTCTTAAATATTCAAAGACTGACATTGAAAAATTACGACGTGATAGAATAATTCAATGA
- the LOC129914671 gene encoding probable chitinase 2 has protein sequence MGCSIYFVLILQIQTTFLLISTYQTANASTKCSDRKAIFCYWASWAAYRPGNGHHNIKDINPEHCSHVIFTFAGLDIKGEITSLNPDVDLKGGFEDFIALKNRDPCGCLKVILAIGGWGEGSEKYSLMAESSLSRERFADSVLRWLIFYGFDGIDIDWEYPTQRGGLKIDRQNFIELLKVLKKKLAPRNRILTAAVSGSLETTKAAYDIGLMCNELDFISIMGYDLHQTNVTSIHSALRADNPDNSATISSTIEFYKKNGCHSEKLLLGVPAYGRTYILKDTRINKLGATSTGKGKEGPFTREKGFLGYNEIREMQKKNTGWQKAYSEKNAALYAFNGKLWMSYDDERTVKEKAEYVLSEKLGGMMLWSIDTDDFRGICSNRSYPLLRAITKGLKWNSDGRN, from the exons ATGGGTTGCTCGATATATTTCGTGTTAATACTTCAAAttcaaacaacatttttattaatatcaacTTATCAGACAGCTAACGCATCTACAAAATgttcag ATCGTAAAGCTATATTTTGCTACTGGGCAAGTTGGGCTGCTTATCGGCCTGGAAATGGTCATCACAATATTAAGGATATCAACCCTGAACATTGTAGCCATGTTATCTTTACTTTTGCTGGATTGGATATCAAAGGCGAAATAACAAGTCTTAATCCCGATGTTGATTTAAAAG GAGGTTTTGAAGATTTCATCGCCCTGAAAAACCGCGATCCTTGTGGCTGCTTAAAGGTTATTTTAGCCATTGGCGGATGGGGAGAAGGTTCAGAAAAATATTCCCTC ATGGCGGAATCATCGTTAAGTCGAGAAAGATTCGCAGATAGTGTTTTAAGGTGGTTAATTTTCTATGGGTTCGATGGAATTGACATTGACTGGGAATATCCAACACAACGTGGAGGTCTGAAAATTGATCGCCAAAATTTCATAGAGCTTTTAAAGGTTCTGAAAAAGAAGCTAGCTCCAAGGAACCGAATTCTAACTGCTGCAGTTTCAGGGTCACTTGAAACTACCAAAGCTGCTTATGATATCGGTTTAATGTGCAATGAACTTGATTTTATATCCATAATGGGCTATGACTTACATCAGACCAATGTAACAAGTATTCATTCAGCTTTGAGAGCAGATAACCCTGACAATTCTGCGACTATTTCTTCTACCatagaattctataaaaagaaTGGTTGCCATTCGGAAAAACTTCTCTTAGGAGTTCCAGCATATGGCAGGACTTATATTTTAAAAGATACTCGTATCAATAAATTGGGAGCTACTTCTACTGGAAAAGGAAAAGAGGGACCATTTACTAGAGAGAAAGGATTCTTGGGTTATAATGAAATTCGTGAGatgcaaaagaaaaacacaGGATGGCAAAAAGCATATTCGGAGAAGAATGCAGCTTTATATGCATTTAATGGAAAACTATGGATGAGTTATGATGATGAAAGGACAGTAAAAGAGAAGGCAGAATATGTTTTGAGTGAAAAACTTGGTGGAATGATGCTATGGTCTATTGATACTGATGATTTTCGAGGAATTTGTTCGAATCGATCTTATCCGTTATTGAGAGCTATAACCAAGGGATTGAAGTGGAATTCTGACGGTAGAAATTAA